TTGCAGGCGTCGATCCTATCGCAGTTAGCGACATTCAAAGCATCGTTAGAGACCTTAAAAAGCTAGGTATCGGCGTTTTGATAACAGACCACAACGTCCGTGAGACGCTAGCCATTTGCGACAGAGCCTACGTCATCAAAGATGGCTCGCTACTAGCAAGCGGCAGTGCGAGCGAAGTGGCAAACAATAAGCTCGTAAGAACGCACTATCTTGGCGAAGAATTTAAGCTACTTGAGTAGATGATGCTAAGGCAAAAGCAAACTTTAGCGCCAAAGATCAAACTAAACCAAACGCTAAGAAGCTGGCTTCCCATCCTTCAAAGCGGGCTTGATGAGCTAAAAGAGACGCTTGAACCTTTTATAAAAGAAAACCCTTTTGCTACGATTGAACATAAAAATTTAGAAAAAAGCGAAAAAAAGCGAAATTTTTTCGAGCAGGTTAGCAAAAACTCGGTTAGCGAAAGCATAGAGGCTTTAAGTATATATAAAGAAAGTCTCTACGAAAAGCTTATTAGCCAGATAAATCCACCACTTTTTCCCACGCAAAAGTCCCAAGATATCGCATATAAGATCATCGAGTGTTTAGATGACGAGGGCTATTTTTCCTATGATGATGAAATTTTTGCAGGCTTTTGCGAGAGCGAAGTGGAGCGGGTTAGGGCGAGATTTGCCTACCTTGAGCCATGTGGCGTGGGCGCAAAGGATGTGAAAGAGAGCTTTTTATTTCAGCTAAGCGAGGCAGAGGCAAGTGAAGAGATCATAGAGTGCGCGAAAAAGATCATCTTAAATTTTGAAAATATAGAAAAACTTAGAAAGCTTAAATTCTATGACGACGCGCTAAAGATCATAAAGAAATTTAAAAATCCCCCAGCCATTGAGTATCTAGAAGAGGCGAGCCAAAAGGTGCCTGATATCTTCGTGCTAAGCACAAGTAGTGGCATTAGTGTGCAAATAAATGACGACTATTATCCTGAAATTTCTATCGACACCGAGGGGCTAGATGAGAAAGAGGTCTTTGTAAGCTCGCGCATAAAAGAGGCAAGCGAGCTCATAGACGCCCTTGAGATGAGAAAATCAACGCTTTATAAGATAGGGCTCATGATAGTTGAGTATCAGTACGACTACTTTTTGGGCGGTGATATAAAGCCTATGAAGCTAAAAGACCTAGCAGACGAGCTTGGACGCAATCCGTCAACCATCTCAAGGGCAATCGCAAATAAGTATCTAAGCTGTGCAAGGGGCACTATTGCACTTAAAAATTTCTTTGCAACTGGCTTTGACGAGGAGACTTCAAATGCTGCGATAAAAGAATTTTTACTAGAGCTCATTAAAGGCGAGGACCACAAAAAGCCACTTTCTGATCTAAAAATTCAAGAGCTCATTCAAGCTAAATTTAACATCCAAATCGTTCGCCGAACCATCACAAAATACCGCAAAATTCTAAACATCGGTAGCTCAAGCCAGCGAAAAAGAGTCTATCAGATAAACGGCTAACTACCACTCATTTACAGCAAAAAGTATGGCCTTACGCATCTGCGTAAAAAGCTCATTACTAATCTCTTCGTACTCTTTGCCACGTTTTTTATATTGTGCCATGCCTGCTGCATCGTCGTTCCAAGAGCCCATACCGCCAAAGACATCAGCCAAGCTTGCCGCAGCAAAAAGAGCTAAATTTTTCTTTGGCATAAGCGGTGCATTAAATATCTTTTGATCATCATTGTTTAAAGATCCAAGTGATTTTAAAGCCCTGCGAAAACACTCACCAAAATTCTCACACTCTATCTCATCTGCAAAGGCCGCTATCTTAGTAAGTATGGCCATAAAAGCCTCTGTGTTGTCGCTAAAATTTTCTAAATTTACATCTTTTTCAAGACCGAATTCTTTATATATTATGTCCCAGCCTCTTTGATCTTTGTTGTATTTCCAGTAGGGTACGAAGTAACTTATGTGCTCTTTAAAAATGCAAATGATCGATTTTGCGGTAGAGTTTGAAAAGCTAAGCAATAAACGTTCATCTGATGAGCCAGTTAAATTTGCAGTAAGTCTTACATCGCTTAATCCAAGCTTTAATGCGTGCTCAAACCACTCATTTACGCCATTTGCCCTATGGCCTGAGAGAAAGTGAAAATTTATACTATTTTCGTAGTTAGTGCCATTATATAGGATAGCAGAAATTGACTTTATGGCCTGCTTTGCGGCAACAATAATGGTGCATATATTAAACATTTCACCATTCATTTTTGGCTCCCTTTAATAGCTCTTGTGGTAAGCCGTGCTCTAGCCAACCATCACAAAATTTTCTTGATTTTTAAAGTATGGTTTTAGGCTCTCATAAGCAGATTGAATATTTTTAAATTTCTTTGCATATTCTTCTTGTATGAGAGGATTTTTGTTGGCGTGCCTATCTGGGTGATAGATATTTACGAGTGAAAGATAGCTCTGCCTGATAGTTTCAAAGTCATCATCTTTTTTGCAACCTAAAATCCCAAAATTTTCCTCAAGCAAATTTGCAAGCACAGAAAATCTACTTACAAATTTAGATGAGCTTTTTATTTTTATGCCTTGTTTAAAGGCTTTGTAGTCTTTTTCATCATAGATAAAATTTACGCTAAATTTTGGATAGCTTCTTTTGTAGAGTAGTTTATTTAATGTGTTTATGTCGTTGTCGTTTGAGATAGTGATGTTTAAAAAGTCATCATTTTTGCTAAAAGTAACATTACTTTTTACTAGACTCTCGCTGATGTAGCTAGCAAAATCTCTGCAAAGTGCATCTTTTAGTTCAAATTTGACTTCATTTTTTACAAAATTTACGTTTAGGCTAATGACTAGAGTTAGGGTATTTTTTTGAACAAAGCCAAGTTTTATGGTTTTATAGTTTGCAAAACGAATATCAAGCTTATCATCACTTTGCTTTTCATAAATTTTTTTTATAAATTTTAAAAAGCACTTGCGTTGCGGGATCTCGCTCTCTTCATAAAATGAAATAACCTTATTTTTATTAGATAAAATTTTTGAAAAATTTCTGCTTATCATATCTCTAAGCTCACGAAACAAAGCGTCATTATCAGTTAAAATGCTTAGAGATTCTAATGTTTGCGTAACTTTCATTGCCTACTCCACATAAAATATTACATGTTTTAGCAATAAGTATTCCAAATTTATATTTTTCTTATATCTTGGCCTTTAATGTACTCTGCAAATTCGTTTTTTAGCTTATTTTCTTTATATGAGATCGCCTCTTCTTTTGTATGAGAAACGGCTTCTTTTTGAGTTTTTTTGATCTCACCTTGCTCTTTAGTAAGTTCTTTTTTTATCTCTTTTAAACTATCGAAAAAATCATTCATTTTTGCTCCTTTTATTTTTATTGGATTTTACTAAAACAGTTATAAAATTAAAATGAATACAATTTTTCTTTAAGGAAAGTTTGGCTAATATCTCGACTTAACTTTCTTGTGCGCTCGTAGCTCAGCTGGATAGAGCATTTGATTGCGGTTCAAAAGGTCAGAGATTCGAATTCTCTCGGGCGCACCATCTTTTTAATTCTTAATGACAAACTTCATGATTTTTATAGTAAAATAAGCAAAAATTTAAAAGAGAAAAAATGGATTTTCAAAATATTCAAAAACAAATTTCGGTACTAAAAGAAAGTTTGACAGCATTAGAACAAAATAGTGAACACGAGATCGGCTTGGCAGTTGGGGTTGTTGAGTTTAATAAAAATGCTGATGAACTTAAAAAAAAGCTTACAAATTTAAAAGGTGAAAGCGATTTTTTTAAAAGTGTCTTCAATACAGAGGACTATTATGAAAACATTAGTACTTATTTGGAGCAGATAAAGAGAAGCTTAAATTATAAAATTGAGAAAAACGGTGTGAGCTTTAAGGCAAATGAAAATTTGCAAGAAAGCTATGTTGCCATTTTAAATATAATAGAAATTTTAGTAGCAGAGTATCAAATACAAAACAAAAATAAAGCGAAAAATCTCTTTTCTAGGACAACAGACACTACTCAAATAAAATCAATACTTGCGGAGCTAAATACTCTACAAGAGCGTATACATAATGTTTTGCATATTCATTCTAGGATAGTTTCAAATGTTATTTTGCAAAATTTTAAGATAATTTATACGTTCTTTTATAATTGTATTAAGGCTGCAAAGCAACGCAAAGATGAACTTTTACTGGTGGAGATCGCGGGTATAACTGATAAGATAATAACTATGACAAAACCAGTCTTTAGTGCAAAAATTTTAAATACAAATGAGCTTATTTATCACTACTTGATCTTTGAGCTAAAAGAACTAAAAGCTTGTGCGATAGGCGAGGAACTAGTTTAAAATTTTATCAATTATCTCTTTTGCTCCATTTGGCAAAAGGATCTCTTTTAGAGCTTTACTGCTTTTGTTTAGATCAAAATTTTCTATCATTCCTATAACTTCATCTTTGTCTAAATTTTCTCCATTTTGCAAGCAAATTTTAGC
The DNA window shown above is from Campylobacter concisus and carries:
- a CDS encoding adenylosuccinate lyase → MKVTQTLESLSILTDNDALFRELRDMISRNFSKILSNKNKVISFYEESEIPQRKCFLKFIKKIYEKQSDDKLDIRFANYKTIKLGFVQKNTLTLVISLNVNFVKNEVKFELKDALCRDFASYISESLVKSNVTFSKNDDFLNITISNDNDINTLNKLLYKRSYPKFSVNFIYDEKDYKAFKQGIKIKSSSKFVSRFSVLANLLEENFGILGCKKDDDFETIRQSYLSLVNIYHPDRHANKNPLIQEEYAKKFKNIQSAYESLKPYFKNQENFVMVG
- a CDS encoding RNA polymerase factor sigma-54 — translated: MLRQKQTLAPKIKLNQTLRSWLPILQSGLDELKETLEPFIKENPFATIEHKNLEKSEKKRNFFEQVSKNSVSESIEALSIYKESLYEKLISQINPPLFPTQKSQDIAYKIIECLDDEGYFSYDDEIFAGFCESEVERVRARFAYLEPCGVGAKDVKESFLFQLSEAEASEEIIECAKKIILNFENIEKLRKLKFYDDALKIIKKFKNPPAIEYLEEASQKVPDIFVLSTSSGISVQINDDYYPEISIDTEGLDEKEVFVSSRIKEASELIDALEMRKSTLYKIGLMIVEYQYDYFLGGDIKPMKLKDLADELGRNPSTISRAIANKYLSCARGTIALKNFFATGFDEETSNAAIKEFLLELIKGEDHKKPLSDLKIQELIQAKFNIQIVRRTITKYRKILNIGSSSQRKRVYQING
- a CDS encoding imidazole glycerol phosphate synthase is translated as MDFQNIQKQISVLKESLTALEQNSEHEIGLAVGVVEFNKNADELKKKLTNLKGESDFFKSVFNTEDYYENISTYLEQIKRSLNYKIEKNGVSFKANENLQESYVAILNIIEILVAEYQIQNKNKAKNLFSRTTDTTQIKSILAELNTLQERIHNVLHIHSRIVSNVILQNFKIIYTFFYNCIKAAKQRKDELLLVEIAGITDKIITMTKPVFSAKILNTNELIYHYLIFELKELKACAIGEELV